A genome region from Actinomycetota bacterium includes the following:
- a CDS encoding F0F1 ATP synthase subunit gamma yields the protein MPNLRDIKQRIDSTQSTRQITRTMEMVSTAKIKKAQERIEAARPYALSMMEVLGNVARFAIGVPHPLLAEHGKRERIVVISVTSDRGLAGALNSNIIRLTESLMTEETAAGAQVDIIAVGKKAGSYFRYRGVKPLAAYRDISDKPTFADAKSIASHIIPAYAAEEIDAVYIAFNRFKNVAEQRPEIHQLLPIERRVMTEAAEDAAAAKVNAEYQFEPDAETVLELLLPTYVETLIYRALMESAASEHGARRKAMKSATDNASEMITTLTRSYNRARQAAITQEIAEIVGGAAALED from the coding sequence ATGCCGAACCTGAGAGACATCAAGCAGCGGATCGACAGTACGCAGAGCACGCGTCAGATCACGCGCACCATGGAGATGGTCTCGACGGCCAAGATCAAGAAGGCGCAGGAGCGCATCGAGGCGGCACGACCCTACGCGCTCTCGATGATGGAGGTTCTGGGCAATGTCGCCCGCTTCGCCATCGGTGTACCGCACCCGCTGCTGGCCGAGCATGGCAAGCGAGAGCGCATCGTCGTCATCTCGGTGACATCGGATCGCGGACTTGCCGGTGCGCTGAACTCCAACATCATCCGGCTCACCGAGTCGCTGATGACCGAGGAGACCGCGGCCGGCGCTCAGGTCGACATCATAGCCGTGGGCAAGAAGGCGGGCAGCTACTTCCGATACCGGGGAGTCAAGCCACTCGCTGCATACCGCGATATCTCCGACAAGCCGACGTTCGCCGACGCCAAGTCGATTGCGAGCCACATCATCCCGGCCTACGCCGCCGAGGAGATCGACGCGGTCTACATCGCCTTCAACCGCTTCAAGAACGTCGCCGAACAGAGGCCGGAGATCCACCAACTCCTGCCGATCGAGCGTCGCGTCATGACCGAGGCTGCCGAGGACGCCGCCGCAGCCAAGGTCAATGCGGAGTACCAGTTCGAGCCCGACGCCGAGACGGTGCTCGAGCTGCTTCTGCCGACCTACGTCGAAACGCTCATCTACCGCGCGCTCATGGAGTCCGCGGCCTCAGAACACGGAGCCCGCCGAAAGGCGATGAAGTCAGCTACCGACAACGCCTCCGAGATGATCACCACTCTGACCCGCAGCTACAACCGCGCCCGTCAGGCAGCGATCACACAGGAGATCGCCGAGATCGTGGGCGGCGCCGCGG